A single Triticum dicoccoides isolate Atlit2015 ecotype Zavitan chromosome 2A, WEW_v2.0, whole genome shotgun sequence DNA region contains:
- the LOC119357711 gene encoding peroxidase 2-like → MPPLMLVGATNRDQRPVPTAFQGYASVLLNKVAGKPEPEMLRIPNLSQRGFEVIEAAKKKIEERCPGVVSCADILAFAGRDASKLLSGYKINFTMPAGCYDGLLSLKEETLPNLPPPFTNLTTLTQMFANIGRSHCSSFRDRLQPPANDNSTTSMDATYSGKLTQDCPAGSDPTVPQDYKTPDVLDNQYYRNMMDRRALFTSDATLMTSPKTKELVKKYTWWLIGDFLWYKHFEDAMVKMGNIEVKNSTNGQIRKKSGFVNEHYTG, encoded by the exons gcctgtcccGACGGCCTTTCAGGGCTATGCCTCTGTCCTGCTGAACAAGGTCGCCGGCAAGCCGGAACCGGAGATGCTCCGTATCCCAAACTTGAGCCAGCGTGGCTTCGAAGTGATAGAGGCagccaagaagaagattgaggaaagATGTCCGGGTGTCGTCTCTTGCGCTGACATCCTCGCCTTTGCAGGCCGTGACGCCAGCAAGTTACTCAGCGGCTACAAAATAAACTTCACCATGCCAGCCGGCTGTTACGACGGATTGTTGTCCCTCAAAGAGGAGACCCTCCCCAACCTGCCCCCACCCTTCACTAACCTCACTACCCTGACACAAATGTTCGCCAA CATCGGCCGCTCACACTGCTCCTCCTTCCGAGACCGTCTCCAGCCGCCGGCCAACGACAACTCCACCACGTCGATGGATGCCACATACTCTGGGAAGCTGACCCAGGACTGCCCTGCCGGCAGTGATCCCACGGTGCCGCAGGACTACAAGACCCCCGACGTGTTGGACAACCAGTACTACAGGAACATGATGGATCGCAGAGCGCTCTTCACCTCCGACGCAACGCTCATGACGTCACCAAAGACCAAGGAGTTGGTGAAAAAGTACACTTGGTGGTTGATCGGAGATTTCTTGTGGTACAAACATTTCGAGGATGCCATGGTGAAGATGGGCAATATCGAGGTGAAGAACAGCACCAATGGCCAGATCAGGAAGAAGAGCGGGTTCGTCAACGAGCACTACACCGGTTGA